Proteins co-encoded in one Paracrocinitomix mangrovi genomic window:
- a CDS encoding RtcB family protein — translation MKNVVSTERLPIKMWLSDLEEEALNQAKNLANLPFAFKHIPLMPDSHTGYGMPIGSILATKGVVVPNAVGVDIGCGMCAQKTSLTSISKDELKKVLGTARNLIPLGFNWHETDQDKTLMPLGHDDLEIVSNGYQKARKQIGSLGGGNHFIEIQKGSDGFIWVMIHSGSRNLGYSVAKHYNNIAKDLNAKWHSKVTPDMELAFLPMELDVAKAYISEMNYCVDFALANRKLMMQRMMESLTEIKGDFEKDEIINESHNFAAWENHYNENVLVHRKGATRAFEGELGMIPGSQGTKSYIVRGLGNPESFMSCSHGAGRKMGRKQAQRELDLTFEKKLLDDQDIVHAIRNVKDLDEASSAYKDINIVMNNQKDLAEIVVELQPLAVLKG, via the coding sequence ATGAAAAATGTAGTTTCTACTGAACGTCTACCAATTAAAATGTGGTTATCTGACCTGGAAGAAGAAGCATTAAATCAAGCTAAAAACTTAGCTAATCTTCCATTTGCATTTAAACACATCCCATTAATGCCCGATAGTCATACTGGATACGGAATGCCAATTGGTTCTATTCTAGCAACTAAAGGAGTAGTGGTTCCAAATGCTGTTGGTGTTGACATAGGCTGTGGAATGTGCGCCCAAAAAACGTCTTTAACGTCCATCTCAAAAGATGAACTTAAAAAAGTTTTAGGTACCGCTAGAAATTTAATTCCATTGGGATTTAATTGGCATGAAACAGATCAAGACAAAACATTAATGCCATTAGGACATGATGACCTTGAAATTGTTTCAAATGGTTACCAAAAGGCCCGTAAACAAATTGGATCTCTTGGGGGTGGAAATCACTTTATTGAAATTCAAAAAGGATCTGATGGTTTTATTTGGGTAATGATTCATTCAGGAAGTCGTAATCTTGGGTATAGTGTAGCAAAACACTATAACAATATCGCAAAAGACTTGAATGCAAAATGGCATTCAAAAGTGACACCTGATATGGAACTAGCATTTTTACCAATGGAACTAGATGTAGCAAAAGCTTACATATCTGAGATGAATTATTGTGTTGATTTCGCCTTGGCAAATCGTAAATTAATGATGCAAAGAATGATGGAATCATTAACTGAAATTAAAGGAGACTTTGAAAAAGATGAAATCATTAATGAATCACACAATTTTGCAGCTTGGGAAAACCATTACAATGAAAATGTACTTGTTCACCGTAAAGGAGCAACTCGTGCCTTTGAAGGTGAATTAGGTATGATTCCAGGATCTCAGGGAACTAAATCCTACATTGTTCGTGGATTGGGAAACCCTGAAAGCTTTATGTCGTGCTCACATGGCGCAGGAAGAAAAATGGGACGTAAACAAGCACAGCGTGAACTTGATCTAACATTTGAAAAGAAATTGCTAGATGATCAGGATATTGTTCATGCAATAAGAAATGTCAAAGATCTGGACGAAGCTTCGTCTGCTTACAAAGACATCAATATTGTAATGAATAATCAAAAAGATTTAGCAGAAATTGTGGTTGAACTTCAACCGCTAGCAGTTTTAAAAGGATAA
- a CDS encoding MarC family NAAT transporter, producing the protein MEIYLLSFAALFSVINPLGTVPIFVGLTGQNSKREKAQISFFTALYVFVILGVSFYLGKYILIFFGITLEALKIAGGMIIVSSGFALLSGNFTQHKGMKKREKDDAFNRSEISLTPLAIPMLAGPGTISLLITYQKEYQNFNDQIWIVAAIVSVSASIYLILKSGNYIVKALGASGLNALSRIIGFIVIAIGVQYVIGAVSDLIFEK; encoded by the coding sequence ATGGAAATTTACTTACTTAGTTTCGCCGCATTGTTTTCGGTGATTAATCCACTTGGAACTGTCCCAATTTTTGTTGGATTAACTGGTCAAAACTCTAAAAGAGAAAAAGCTCAGATTTCATTTTTCACGGCATTATATGTGTTTGTCATTTTAGGGGTGTCATTTTATTTAGGGAAATACATTTTAATATTTTTTGGCATTACACTTGAGGCATTAAAGATAGCTGGTGGGATGATTATTGTGAGCTCAGGTTTTGCATTGCTTTCTGGCAATTTTACGCAACACAAGGGGATGAAAAAAAGAGAAAAAGATGACGCCTTTAACAGGTCAGAGATTTCGTTAACTCCCCTAGCTATTCCAATGTTGGCAGGTCCCGGAACAATTAGTTTATTGATTACCTATCAAAAAGAGTATCAAAATTTTAATGATCAAATTTGGATAGTTGCTGCCATTGTGAGTGTAAGTGCATCTATTTATTTGATTTTGAAAAGTGGTAATTATATAGTTAAAGCGCTAGGAGCATCAGGTCTTAATGCATTGTCCAGAATTATTGGATTTATTGTAATTGCTATTGGAGTTCAGTATGTGATAGGGGCAGTTAGTGATTTGATTTTTGAGAAATAG
- a CDS encoding START domain-containing protein produces the protein MKISLTIFLLLISIFSFSEPWELKKDKEGIKVYTRKTSLSSFKEYKGVTYIKTDRRNVVLMVLEIEEYVNWFPDCLESKLIKKEGAGEYIVYYKIDTPWPSSNRDACIKLNLERDDANNTTTINFKDAINYKSEVNGVVRVKNTSGYWKFIQEGSRTKVIYQCLTDPGGSIPAWIANLFVVDAPFDTLKAMKKKLE, from the coding sequence ATGAAAATATCGCTAACTATATTTTTATTATTGATCTCTATTTTCTCTTTTTCCGAACCATGGGAACTGAAAAAAGACAAGGAAGGAATCAAAGTTTATACCCGTAAAACATCCTTATCCAGCTTCAAAGAATACAAAGGAGTAACATACATTAAAACTGACAGACGAAATGTAGTTTTAATGGTTTTGGAAATTGAAGAATACGTCAATTGGTTTCCTGATTGTTTAGAATCTAAGCTTATAAAAAAGGAAGGTGCAGGTGAGTACATTGTATATTATAAAATTGACACGCCCTGGCCATCTAGCAATAGAGATGCCTGTATTAAATTGAATCTTGAAAGGGATGATGCTAATAATACAACAACCATCAATTTTAAAGATGCGATTAATTACAAATCAGAGGTTAATGGAGTTGTGAGAGTTAAAAACACAAGCGGTTACTGGAAGTTTATTCAAGAAGGATCTCGAACAAAAGTTATTTATCAATGTTTAACTGATCCTGGAGGAAGTATTCCGGCATGGATTGCGAATTTATTTGTGGTAGACGCTCCTTTTGATACGCTTAAAGCAATGAAAAAGAAATTGGAGTAA
- a CDS encoding T9SS type A sorting domain-containing protein, with amino-acid sequence MQIEQVRASDTDSNISWELFKHYTFYNPQCIPQNKLLVHMVGTYDNPGSTLLYPSLAANNGIHVVSLKYPNDQAAQQVCGGSTDIDCHFKFRKEIIEGIDYSTEISVDSVNSIYNRLIRLLQYMGTNYPTQGWDMFYTGDSIHWNMLMLSGHSQGGGHAPIIAIDKPVNRVLMFAAPNDYSVNFGQVATWTSMSHAAADSVYFSFNNINDQVAEYNWQYSGALNLGEGAYGDTVNIDYNECPYSYTHNLYTTIDSVTYNSNHSMVIIDNFTPISGTGSPLFEEVWAYMLGLNCEILDVETNKILNQTLIYPNPSNGKFTVATNMKNAGFEFYDLQGNKVSVKVIKTGNTEFDLSELSNGTYILVVSNKDQLKTYKLVVE; translated from the coding sequence TTGCAGATTGAACAAGTAAGAGCGAGTGATACTGATTCAAATATCTCGTGGGAGCTTTTCAAGCATTATACATTTTATAATCCTCAATGCATTCCTCAAAATAAGCTTTTAGTTCATATGGTTGGTACCTATGACAATCCCGGAAGCACTTTGTTATATCCTAGTTTGGCTGCAAATAATGGGATACATGTTGTTAGTTTAAAATATCCAAATGATCAGGCTGCTCAACAAGTATGTGGCGGTAGTACCGATATTGATTGTCATTTCAAATTCAGAAAAGAAATAATTGAAGGGATAGATTACAGTACTGAAATTAGTGTTGATAGTGTTAATTCAATTTATAATCGATTGATTAGATTACTTCAGTATATGGGTACTAATTATCCTACTCAAGGATGGGATATGTTTTATACCGGAGATTCAATTCATTGGAACATGTTAATGCTGTCGGGACACTCGCAGGGTGGAGGGCATGCGCCAATAATAGCAATAGACAAACCTGTTAATAGAGTTCTAATGTTTGCAGCTCCTAATGATTATAGCGTCAATTTTGGACAAGTTGCTACTTGGACCAGTATGTCTCATGCAGCTGCAGATTCAGTTTACTTTAGTTTTAATAATATCAATGATCAGGTTGCTGAATACAATTGGCAATATTCGGGAGCATTAAATCTGGGGGAAGGAGCTTATGGAGATACAGTAAATATTGACTACAATGAATGCCCGTATTCGTATACCCATAACTTGTACACAACAATAGATTCTGTTACTTATAATTCAAATCACAGCATGGTGATAATAGATAATTTTACACCTATTAGCGGAACAGGAAGTCCATTATTTGAAGAGGTTTGGGCGTATATGCTAGGGCTAAATTGTGAAATTCTAGATGTAGAAACTAATAAAATTTTAAATCAAACTTTGATTTATCCAAATCCTAGTAATGGAAAATTTACTGTAGCAACAAATATGAAAAATGCCGGTTTTGAATTTTATGATTTGCAGGGTAATAAAGTTTCAGTTAAGGTAATTAAAACCGGAAATACGGAATTTGATTTAAGTGAATTATCAAATGGAACTTATATTCTTGTTGTTTCAAATAAAGATCAATTGAAGACTTATAAGCTGGTAGTGGAATAG
- the mfd gene encoding transcription-repair coupling factor, which yields MTLQEFRESFQQTEKVRDISAQLVYDETKISLKGLEGSGRAIVADSVIQNHKGFHLFILSDKEEAAFFFSDLQNLNKNAQNIFFYPHSYKAPYQFEEIDNANVVSRAEVMDRVNRGNNSVIVTYPQALFEKVITKKQFAQNIMEIKRGVEYSIDFINELLIEHGFEKVDFVYEPGQFAVRGGIVDIFSFSNDEPYRVEFFGDEVESIRTFNPVNQLSIKSLTRFSVVPNIQKHKSEEKRETFLEFVPGKTVVWIKDYKSIKGTLDEEYKKAKEIYDNLPESAVTYSPPIDLYFEKNLFEEQIKDYRVIEFGTNDYFAGTSSVVEKTSETNLKVTFNQKVQPAFNKNFELLIKDLTEKKQARYENFIISSQNKQIERIYSIFEDLESSVSFITINIALSEGFIDNDLNYTCYTDHQIFERYHRFRLKEGYRKNQQALTLKEIYNLQKGDFVTHVDHGVGQFSGLELIDVNGKPQEAIRLVYKDNDVLYVSIHSLHRISKFTGKDGTQPKLNKIGSPVWNNAKNKTKAKVKEIAYDLIKLYAQRKAEKGFAFSPDNYLQNELEASFIYEDTPDQLKATVAVKEDMESESPMDRLVCGDVGFGKTEIAIRAAFKAVCDSKQVAVLVPTTILSLQHYKTFKKRLEGFPCKVDYVNRFRSQKQITQSLKDLKDGVTDIIIGTHKLVGKKTEFKDLGLIIIDEEQKFGVGTKDKLKLFKASVDTLTLTATPIPRTLQFSLMGARDLSTINTPPPNRQPVDTEIIGLNEEIIRDAVSYEVQRGGQVYFVHNRVQNIHEVAGMIQRLCPGVRIGIGHGQMDGKKLEQIMVGFMDGEYDVLVATTIIESGIDVSNANTIIINQAQNFGLSDLHQMRGRVGRSNKKAFCYLISPPMHLLPSDSRKRLEAVAQFSDLGSGFNIAMRDLDIRGAGNLLGGEQSGFISEIGFEMYQKILNEAIKELKEEEFKHLFVEDKSVDGQEFVEDCILETDLELLIPDTYVNQVAERLLLYQELDNVKNQEELDNYREGLRDRFGEIPEVVEELILSIHLRWMAKAIGFEKLVIKGGKMLGYFVAKQTSPYYQSSIFTQVLSFIQTNPADVKMNERNEKLRLIYSNVKSITKAIENLQRIGVALPKFQPSEPEEDEDFE from the coding sequence ATGACGTTGCAGGAGTTCAGAGAATCATTTCAACAGACTGAAAAAGTCAGGGATATCTCTGCCCAATTGGTTTATGATGAAACCAAAATTTCACTCAAAGGTCTAGAAGGTTCAGGACGCGCAATTGTTGCAGATAGCGTAATTCAAAATCACAAAGGATTCCATCTTTTTATCTTGTCTGACAAAGAAGAAGCTGCTTTCTTTTTTAGTGATTTGCAAAACCTCAACAAAAACGCCCAAAACATCTTCTTTTACCCTCACTCTTACAAAGCTCCTTATCAATTTGAAGAGATTGATAATGCCAATGTGGTGTCCCGAGCTGAAGTAATGGATAGAGTGAACAGAGGAAATAATTCTGTAATTGTCACTTACCCGCAAGCACTTTTTGAAAAAGTGATCACCAAAAAACAGTTTGCGCAAAACATCATGGAGATTAAACGCGGGGTTGAATATTCAATTGATTTTATCAATGAACTATTGATTGAACACGGCTTTGAAAAAGTTGACTTTGTTTATGAACCGGGACAATTTGCCGTGCGAGGAGGAATAGTCGACATCTTCTCTTTCTCTAATGACGAGCCATATCGTGTAGAGTTTTTTGGAGATGAAGTTGAGTCTATTCGAACTTTTAATCCGGTGAATCAATTGTCCATTAAATCTTTAACAAGATTTTCTGTTGTTCCGAATATTCAAAAACACAAAAGCGAAGAAAAAAGAGAAACTTTTTTGGAGTTTGTTCCAGGTAAAACTGTGGTTTGGATCAAAGACTACAAATCTATCAAAGGAACCCTTGACGAAGAGTATAAAAAAGCAAAAGAGATATACGATAATCTGCCTGAATCTGCAGTGACTTACAGCCCGCCGATTGACTTGTACTTTGAAAAGAATTTGTTTGAAGAGCAAATCAAAGATTACAGAGTTATTGAGTTTGGGACCAATGATTATTTCGCGGGCACTTCGAGTGTAGTCGAGAAGACAAGCGAAACTAACCTGAAAGTTACATTCAATCAAAAAGTACAACCTGCTTTCAACAAGAACTTTGAATTATTGATAAAAGATCTGACAGAAAAAAAGCAGGCCAGATACGAGAACTTTATCATCTCTTCGCAAAACAAACAAATTGAACGTATCTATTCCATTTTTGAGGATTTGGAATCGTCTGTTTCTTTTATCACCATCAACATTGCCTTAAGCGAAGGATTTATTGACAACGATCTCAATTATACCTGTTATACAGATCACCAAATTTTTGAGCGTTACCACAGATTTAGACTGAAAGAAGGTTACCGTAAAAATCAACAAGCTTTAACCTTAAAGGAAATTTACAATCTTCAAAAAGGAGACTTTGTCACACATGTTGATCATGGTGTGGGACAGTTTTCAGGCTTGGAATTGATAGATGTAAATGGCAAACCTCAGGAAGCTATCCGATTGGTGTATAAAGACAATGATGTTTTATACGTTTCTATCCATTCATTGCACCGAATTTCAAAATTCACAGGTAAAGATGGAACGCAACCCAAGTTGAATAAAATTGGATCGCCGGTTTGGAACAATGCTAAAAATAAAACCAAGGCAAAAGTTAAAGAAATTGCCTACGATTTAATCAAATTATACGCCCAAAGAAAAGCCGAAAAAGGCTTCGCATTTTCACCGGATAATTATCTACAAAATGAATTAGAAGCTTCATTTATTTATGAAGATACTCCCGACCAATTAAAGGCAACTGTTGCCGTAAAAGAAGACATGGAATCTGAATCTCCAATGGACAGATTGGTGTGTGGAGACGTTGGTTTTGGAAAAACGGAGATTGCGATACGCGCAGCCTTCAAAGCGGTGTGCGATTCCAAGCAGGTAGCGGTTTTGGTACCAACTACAATTCTTTCATTACAGCATTATAAAACATTTAAGAAACGTTTAGAAGGCTTTCCTTGCAAGGTAGATTACGTAAATCGCTTCCGTTCGCAAAAGCAAATTACGCAGTCATTAAAAGATCTCAAAGATGGTGTTACAGATATCATTATTGGGACGCATAAATTGGTGGGCAAAAAAACCGAATTCAAAGATTTGGGATTGATCATTATTGATGAAGAACAAAAATTTGGAGTAGGCACAAAAGACAAATTAAAATTGTTCAAAGCATCTGTTGATACATTGACATTAACTGCCACTCCAATTCCAAGAACTTTGCAATTTTCTTTGATGGGAGCTAGAGATCTTTCAACCATCAATACTCCACCTCCGAATCGTCAACCGGTAGACACAGAAATCATTGGTTTAAATGAAGAAATTATCCGTGATGCAGTTTCGTACGAAGTGCAAAGAGGAGGACAAGTTTACTTTGTGCACAATCGCGTACAAAACATTCATGAAGTAGCCGGAATGATTCAAAGGTTATGTCCCGGAGTGAGGATAGGAATTGGTCATGGTCAAATGGACGGTAAAAAACTGGAGCAAATAATGGTTGGTTTCATGGATGGAGAATATGACGTTTTGGTTGCCACTACCATCATTGAATCAGGAATTGATGTTTCAAATGCCAACACCATCATCATTAACCAGGCGCAAAACTTTGGATTAAGTGATTTGCACCAAATGAGAGGTCGTGTGGGGCGTTCAAATAAAAAGGCATTTTGTTATTTAATCTCCCCTCCTATGCACTTGTTGCCTTCAGATTCGAGAAAAAGATTGGAGGCGGTGGCTCAGTTCTCTGATTTGGGATCTGGCTTTAACATTGCCATGCGCGATTTAGACATTCGTGGTGCAGGAAACTTATTGGGCGGAGAACAATCAGGATTTATCTCAGAAATTGGTTTTGAGATGTATCAAAAAATCCTGAATGAAGCCATCAAAGAACTCAAAGAAGAAGAATTCAAGCATTTGTTTGTTGAGGACAAATCAGTTGACGGACAAGAGTTTGTTGAAGACTGTATACTAGAAACTGATTTAGAATTGTTGATTCCGGATACATACGTTAATCAGGTAGCAGAAAGGTTATTGTTGTATCAAGAGTTGGACAATGTCAAAAATCAAGAAGAGTTAGACAATTACCGTGAAGGATTAAGAGATCGTTTTGGTGAGATTCCTGAAGTGGTGGAAGAGTTAATTCTAAGTATTCATTTAAGATGGATGGCCAAAGCTATTGGATTTGAAAAACTCGTGATTAAAGGAGGAAAAATGCTGGGATATTTCGTAGCCAAACAAACTTCACCATATTACCAAAGCAGCATTTTTACGCAAGTGTTGAGCTTTATCCAAACCAATCCGGCTGATGTAAAAATGAACGAACGCAACGAAAAATTGCGTCTTATTTACAGCAATGTAAAATCCATCACTAAAGCCATTGAAAATCTCCAACGAATTGGCGTAGCATTGCCAAAATTTCAGCCTTCAGAACCGGAGGAAGATGAGGATTTTGAATAA
- a CDS encoding flavohemoglobin expression-modulating QEGLA motif protein, protein MNTDKSHIIQLSDMLEKAASSVRILRNIDWPKEVKTEFFRNNAEKLPVVEYEAYDPKDVLHQIRQIRKLANDESDEVHQWVNKIADKIESSSMMLASRGTHDFFKYSKELYGEPTAPLPGEEKSALSLAKHFDHIFDHITEMHLGAPLNDVNAEHLAAEMEKAVNKMFGEHAPEVVLDNKMASKAIAGRRRIKVRPSATFTEKDINQLIEHEAAIHVGTSINGYLQPHLKILSESHAGTTKTQEGIAVFAEYITGYIDLDRVMRLTDRVLANQMAVEGADFIEVYRFYQGRSASDDAAYDNARRVFRGGVITGGAPFTKDIVYLDGFIRVHQYLKECMLNGNIDDLNLLFCGKLDISDIPILKHFHSLGLVEMPRYLPTWMNDKRFLLTHLAYGSFLSD, encoded by the coding sequence ATGAATACCGACAAATCTCACATTATTCAACTCAGCGATATGCTTGAAAAAGCAGCATCCAGTGTTAGAATCTTAAGAAACATAGATTGGCCAAAAGAAGTGAAAACAGAGTTTTTCAGAAATAATGCCGAAAAATTGCCGGTTGTTGAATACGAAGCTTACGATCCAAAAGATGTGTTGCATCAAATTAGACAAATCAGAAAGCTAGCCAATGATGAATCTGATGAAGTGCATCAATGGGTCAACAAGATTGCTGATAAAATAGAAAGCTCATCAATGATGTTGGCCTCCAGAGGAACACATGATTTCTTTAAATACTCTAAAGAATTGTATGGCGAACCTACCGCTCCTCTACCCGGAGAAGAAAAAAGTGCCCTTTCATTAGCCAAACATTTCGACCATATTTTTGACCATATCACAGAAATGCATTTGGGTGCTCCTTTGAATGATGTAAATGCCGAACATTTGGCTGCGGAAATGGAGAAAGCAGTAAACAAAATGTTTGGTGAGCATGCCCCGGAAGTAGTACTGGACAACAAAATGGCCTCTAAAGCAATTGCAGGTAGAAGAAGAATTAAAGTAAGGCCATCTGCTACTTTTACTGAAAAAGACATCAATCAATTGATTGAACATGAAGCAGCAATTCACGTTGGAACCTCAATAAATGGATATTTACAACCTCACCTCAAAATTCTAAGTGAAAGCCATGCCGGAACTACCAAAACGCAAGAAGGAATTGCCGTGTTTGCCGAGTATATCACAGGTTATATAGATTTGGATAGAGTAATGCGCTTAACCGATAGAGTTTTAGCCAATCAAATGGCTGTAGAAGGTGCAGATTTTATTGAAGTTTATCGTTTCTACCAAGGTAGATCTGCAAGTGATGACGCAGCTTATGATAATGCCCGTAGAGTTTTCAGAGGTGGTGTAATTACCGGAGGTGCTCCCTTTACTAAAGACATTGTCTATTTAGATGGATTTATCCGTGTTCATCAATACCTTAAAGAGTGTATGTTAAATGGAAATATTGATGATTTGAATCTTTTATTCTGTGGTAAGTTAGACATCTCAGATATTCCAATACTCAAACATTTTCATTCCTTAGGATTAGTAGAAATGCCAAGGTATTTACCTACCTGGATGAATGATAAAAGGTTTTTGCTTACTCATTTGGCGTATGGGTCTTTTTTGTCGGATTAA
- a CDS encoding CHAT domain-containing protein has translation MNRFLFALLLLIGSAGYSQKYADKEYYLVDSLPYDDLYSDYQIMVDHYLKFYHEANDDLTRVSAIYEIVRNCWDEKVWPLYNEWVHDFTNQKLQEDLSDSLNYIYNQLNIGTIYYRGWGHFYKTNYQGAIDNFQLCYQRYSEIGDQQGAANAIDNIGSVYSTKGEIAKALEFHVQGLEIRESIQDTMGLGASYNAMGIIHMSHGDYFTAIDELEKAVEFHSQVGFWAGVASEYSNIGHILSMLEDYEQSLEFHVESYRIKELLQDKQGMAISLANVARICVLAGDTATAIQYTNYGLQLSQELGDQRGIAGAKSYLGFIHFLKGEYEEGEKHVKEALKIATEVGSQIEMVASWKHLFMGYLWWEKYDEAEIYLNKLVEMRKNDIKINFAILPEQQKEMYFNTMAEEYENLYAYGHFIKDQNPDITITLYDNTLLLKGLLLQSTTAMREAILGSNDQGLIEQYDQWILLKTQIADAYAKGLETEKLEKSANTLEQELVKKSASFDKFQNGKSVSWKDIKSNLTPAAAAIEFIRFPQNIGDENSPIIYSALIVKPNSKQPELVDLCYETDLQEILGLARANNISFVNDVYGTADSSNQALSQLIWEPLKSSLKGVDQIYFAPDGLLHKVAFSAIRVDDEHYLSDKFELFQMGSTAEMLSKQGMDFSKENVATLFGGVKYSTDSSEHVIWNYLPGSLEETDSIQKIINAKSQLNYYKGYEASEAQFKQIAGESNILHIATHGFFYPDPAVVRQATKEVLDNDDLAFRGNASNYGIWNFVSNENPLMRSGLAMAGANDAWQRDVFAEGEDGVLSAQEVSNLNLTNTELVVLSACETGLGDIRGSEGVYGLQRAFKMAGVHYLIMSLWQVPDAETAKFMTLFYDNLFALKDIRKAFNAAQSEMRKQYDPYYWAAFVLIE, from the coding sequence ATGAACCGCTTCCTTTTTGCCCTCTTGCTATTAATCGGCTCTGCCGGATATAGCCAAAAATACGCCGATAAAGAGTATTATCTAGTAGACTCTCTACCTTATGACGACCTCTACTCTGACTACCAAATCATGGTAGATCATTACCTTAAATTCTACCACGAAGCCAATGACGATTTAACCCGAGTGAGCGCCATTTACGAGATTGTAAGAAACTGTTGGGACGAAAAAGTGTGGCCGCTTTACAATGAATGGGTCCACGATTTTACCAATCAAAAACTGCAAGAAGATCTTTCAGATTCTCTCAACTACATCTACAACCAACTCAATATCGGAACCATTTATTACCGCGGTTGGGGACACTTTTACAAAACCAACTACCAGGGAGCAATAGATAATTTTCAGCTGTGTTATCAACGCTACTCTGAAATTGGAGATCAGCAAGGAGCAGCCAATGCCATTGACAATATCGGATCTGTTTACAGCACCAAAGGAGAAATTGCCAAAGCATTGGAATTTCACGTACAAGGATTAGAAATCAGAGAAAGTATTCAGGACACTATGGGGCTCGGAGCTTCATACAACGCAATGGGCATCATCCACATGAGTCATGGTGATTATTTTACGGCCATTGATGAGTTAGAAAAGGCTGTTGAATTTCATTCTCAAGTTGGATTTTGGGCTGGTGTGGCCAGTGAGTACAGCAATATTGGTCATATTTTGTCCATGCTGGAAGATTATGAGCAATCTCTTGAATTTCATGTAGAGAGTTACCGCATCAAAGAACTATTACAGGATAAACAGGGAATGGCCATTTCATTAGCCAATGTGGCGCGCATTTGTGTTCTGGCCGGAGATACTGCTACCGCTATTCAATACACCAATTACGGTTTACAGTTGTCGCAAGAATTGGGCGACCAAAGAGGAATTGCAGGCGCCAAGAGTTATCTGGGATTCATTCACTTTTTAAAAGGCGAATATGAAGAAGGAGAAAAGCACGTAAAAGAAGCCCTTAAAATTGCCACTGAAGTTGGATCTCAAATTGAAATGGTGGCTTCATGGAAGCATCTGTTCATGGGTTATTTGTGGTGGGAAAAATATGACGAAGCTGAGATTTACCTCAACAAATTGGTAGAAATGCGCAAAAACGACATCAAAATCAACTTTGCCATTTTACCCGAGCAGCAAAAAGAAATGTACTTCAACACCATGGCAGAAGAGTATGAAAATCTCTACGCTTACGGTCATTTTATAAAGGACCAAAACCCTGACATCACCATTACATTGTATGATAACACTTTGCTGTTAAAGGGGTTGTTATTGCAATCTACCACAGCCATGCGTGAAGCTATTTTGGGCAGTAATGATCAGGGATTAATTGAGCAATACGATCAATGGATTTTACTTAAAACCCAAATTGCAGATGCTTACGCCAAAGGATTAGAAACTGAAAAATTAGAGAAAAGCGCCAATACTTTAGAGCAGGAACTGGTTAAAAAATCCGCTTCGTTTGACAAGTTTCAAAACGGTAAAAGCGTGAGCTGGAAAGACATTAAATCCAACTTAACTCCTGCAGCAGCTGCCATTGAGTTTATCAGGTTTCCGCAAAATATTGGAGATGAAAATTCACCGATTATTTATTCTGCTTTAATTGTAAAACCTAACTCCAAACAGCCAGAATTGGTGGATTTGTGTTACGAAACAGATTTGCAAGAAATTTTAGGATTGGCAAGGGCCAACAACATCTCATTTGTGAATGATGTTTACGGAACCGCGGACAGCAGTAATCAGGCCTTGTCTCAATTAATTTGGGAACCACTTAAAAGCAGTTTAAAAGGGGTAGATCAAATCTATTTTGCGCCCGACGGCTTGTTGCACAAAGTAGCCTTTTCTGCCATTAGGGTGGATGATGAACATTACTTGTCAGATAAGTTTGAACTGTTTCAAATGGGCAGTACGGCTGAAATGTTGTCTAAGCAAGGCATGGACTTTTCAAAAGAAAATGTAGCCACTCTTTTTGGAGGCGTAAAGTACAGTACAGATAGTTCAGAACATGTTATTTGGAACTACTTACCCGGATCGTTAGAGGAGACAGATTCTATTCAAAAAATCATCAATGCCAAATCACAGTTAAACTATTACAAGGGGTACGAAGCATCAGAGGCACAGTTTAAGCAAATAGCCGGTGAAAGTAACATTTTACACATAGCCACACACGGTTTTTTCTATCCTGATCCGGCGGTGGTAAGGCAAGCCACAAAAGAAGTGTTGGACAATGATGATTTGGCCTTTAGAGGAAACGCCTCCAATTACGGCATCTGGAATTTTGTGAGCAATGAAAACCCTTTAATGCGATCAGGTTTAGCCATGGCCGGCGCTAATGATGCCTGGCAAAGAGATGTTTTTGCTGAGGGAGAAGACGGCGTACTCTCTGCGCAAGAAGTATCTAATTTGAATTTAACTAATACCGAGTTGGTGGTGCTATCCGCCTGCGAAACCGGTTTAGGAGATATCAGAGGAAGCGAAGGGGTTTATGGATTACAACGTGCCTTTAAAATGGCCGGCGTACATTATCTAATTATGAGTTTATGGCAAGTACCTGATGCTGAAACAGCCAAGTTCATGACCCTGTTTTACGACAATTTATTTGCCCTAAAAGACATCCGCAAAGCCTTTAATGCCGCACAATCTGAAATGCGCAAGCAATATGATCCATATTACTGGGCCGCTTTTGTTTTAATTGAGTAG